DNA sequence from the Halanaerobiales bacterium genome:
CCTTTTCTATGCTAGTTTAATTATATTTCATCTAAATAAAAATTTCATCTATCATAAGAATTATTTTAAAAAGAAAAAAGTAGGAGAGTTATCTCCTACTAAAGTATGACAAAATTATATTATCTTATTCATCTTTATTTTTTTAATTTCTAATTTCTATACCTTTGTCTGTTATATTAATAATCTCTTCTTTATATAATCCTCCAATAGCTTTTTTGAATGTTCCCTTGCTCATTTCCAGCTCTTTTTTTATTTTATCAGGAGAACTATTATCATTTAAAGCTAAAAAGCCATTTTCTTCTTTTAACTTATTCAAAATTTTCTTTTTTGCATCTTCTATTCTACCATAACCTGGTTTTCTCAAAGTAACATCAATTTTATTGTCATCTCTTAGATTTTTAATATAGCCATTAGTTTCTTCGCCAACTTTATAATCTTTATAAATATCTTCTTCATATACCAAACCAAAATATTTATTATTAATAATAACCTTTAATCCTATCTCAGTTTTTCTATGAATTGTAATATCAACTTCATCACCTTCATTAAACTCTACATTTTTCGGTCTTTCTTTTATACCTTTAGATTTTATTTCTTCACTATCCATATTATTGACTCCTTCTAATAATCCTTTTATTTTTTAGCTTATATTAAACTCCATCTATCTCTTCAGTTAACTCAATAATCTCATCTATAATTTCACCAATATAATCTATTGTATTTAAAAGAGGTTTTTCAGTTGTGATATCTACCCCGGCCATCTTAGCTAATTCGACCGGTTTTTTGGTACCTCCTGCTTTAAGAACTTCACGCCAATCATCTACAGCTTCCTGTCCCTCTTCTTTTATCCTTTTACTTGCTTCAGTGGAAATAGTAAGTCCGGCACTATAGGTATAAGGATAAAGTCCCATATAATAGTGCGGCTGTCTCATCCAGGTAAGTTCTGCTCCTTCATTAATATGGGCAGCATCTCCCCAGAACTCTTCTAAAGTATCTCTTTTTAGCTTGTTTAAAGTTGGAGCCTGAACACTTCCTCCATCCTCAATTATCTGATATACTTTTCTTTGATAATGAGCTTCCAATAAATGAGTAACAAAATTATGATAATAAGTACGACTTAAAAGAGTTGATAAAACCCATCTTTTCATTCTTTTATCCTCTACTGTATCCATTAAATAATTAGTCATTAACATTTCATTCATTGTTGAAGGTGCTTCTATGAAATAAAGTGATGGTCTGGTATCAAAAATATTTTGATTTTGCTGGGCCAGATAAAAATGACCGGCATGACCTAATTCATGAGCAAGTACAAAGGCCTCTCTCATCTGGGCTGTCCAGGAAATCAATACATAAGGATGTTTACCATAAGGAGTAGAACAAAAAGCTCCTGTTGATTTACCTTTATTTTGAACAAAATCAATCCATCTCTCGTCAAAAGCATTCTCTACCATTTCCAGATAGTCATCACCCATTACCGAGAGTGCATCTTTTATATGATTTTTAGCTTCATTAATAGTGATTTCAGGTTCAAAATCAGAATCAACACTCAGTTTTAGATCAGCAAAAGTCATCTCATCCAAACCGTGAATCCTCTGTAATAACTTAGCGTATTTACGCATATGAGGTGCCAATTTTTCCATAATAAGATCAATCTGTCTATTGTATAATTCTTTATCAACTTCCTGATCAAAAAGAAGATAATCTATAACAGAATCATGACCTCGCTGATCTGCTATAGTCTTTTCTTTTTGAACCTGAGTCTGGTAATTAGTAGCAATCGTATTTTGATATTTTCTTAAAGTATTGGAAAATTTCTTAAAAGCTTTTCTTCTTAATTTTGTATCTTCTTCAAACTCCCATTCCCCTTCAAAAAGAACAAAAGATAAAGGGTATTCCTCTCCATCTACTTCAAATTTGCCAAAATCCATATCTGCCAATTTTGCCTGATTATATATTTTATATGGAGCATCTAAAGTATTAGATAAAGCTGCCAGTACTTTTTCAGCTGAGGGAGGTAATACATATTCTTTTCCTCTCAGAATTTCCTTTAAATAACCTCTATTCTCTTCAGATTTTTCCATAGCTTTTTTTATAATTTCTTCATCAAGTTGAATAATCTCTGATTCTATAAAAGACATTTTGCTTTCAATTTCTGATGATATATTTCCCTGTTTCATCTGTCTTTTTTGGTTTTCTTCATTAGTCTGATCAACTGCAACAGCTAGAGAAGCATAATTTCCAGTAAGAACTACCATTTCATATAAATTTCTTAATTTGTCCAAACAGGTATTAATATTTTCTGCTGAATTGAGATTGCCTTTAAATTCTTCTTCAATTTCTGCTGCTAAATCTTTTGCATCTTCTACCATTTTTTTATATTCTTCTTCACTACTAAAAATATCATTAAGATTCCAGGTTAAATCCTGCTCCACTTCTGCTCTTGTTAACATTTCTTCTGCCATTATCTTTCCTCCTATTGAGATATTTTATATTATTTTACAATTTTATACTCCAATATATAACTTCACTAAAAATTAGAATTTTCCTTTAAATTTCACTATTTTTAATTAATTTTTTATCTTAAATCGAGTAATCTCTGGATAAGAATTAAAGCGGAAAGGAAGTAAACTGGTTCCCAAACCTCGATTAACATAGAGGATAGTATTTCCTATCTCATATTTACCTCTTAAATATTTTGTTTCAAAAAGTTTATTTAATAACAGTTTACCGATCAAGGGATAGATTATCTGACCACCATGAGTATCTCCAGCTAATACTAAATCAATATCATAATTTTTAATTGAATCAATAATATGATAGGTATGAGAAAGCAAAACATTATAACCATCAGACAGGTCAATCCCTTTTACTGCCTTATCTAAATAATCATGACCTCCATCAGGACTTCCTACTCCTATAAGATTAATTTCATTTCCATTTATAGATATTTTTGTACTTTCATTTTCCAGAAAAGTTATATTTTCTTTTTCAAATTTATTTTTTATTTCTTCAATATTTCTTTGATAATCATGGTTTCCTGAAACTGCATATACTTTAGGAGTAAACTCTAATTCATTTATAAAGCTAATAAATTCATCAATTTTATCAACATCGTTAAGATAATCACCTGTTAAAACAACTAAATTATATTCTATTTCTTTTAGTTTACTTTTAATGTTTTTTTCTAACTTACCTTTACCATCAAAATGAAAATCAGATAATTGTAAAATAGATATTTGATTTGCTATTTTTTCAGATTTTAGATTAACATTTTCAACTTTAACTTTAGTAGTATGATGATATAATACCCATACTTTTGCGATAATAATTATAGATAAAATAATAAAAAAGTACATTAAATGACCTCCCTACAGATAATTAACTGGCTTATTTGATTAGATTATTTACAACAAACTAACCTTTACTATTAATGCTAACACTGTTGCTAAAATCCCAACAGCAGTTCCGGAAAAAAGCTGTGTTATTTTGTGTCTTCCCAGTTTTAAACGTGACCAAAAAACTAATGGTAAAATAAGATATATATACCAGTATTTAAAGCTAATAAAATACAATAACAAAGTAAATGGACCGGAAACTCCTGCGGCATGGCCACTTGCTTTATGACCAATTACGGCATTAACAAAAGAAAGAATAATTCCCGAAAATAGATAAGCTACAAATACTGTCTTAACTCCTTTTGGAGCATTAAAGACAAAAGAAAATATATTTCCTGAAATATATCCGATAACTGCCAAAATGAAAGCAAGCCTTCTTTCTCCACTTCTACCTTTATCTTTATATTTAGGTATAACATTTTTTAAAGGGTAAGCCAAAATTGGAATAACAGTTAAAAAAACAAGGGAAAATAAATACCAGAGAAAACTATTATTATATATATTAGCACTATAAAAATATAATGTTGTTAAAACAAAAAGTCCAATAAATGGTACAACAGTAATTATACTTATCCATTTTGCCAATTTTTTAGCCATTTTAAGTCCCTCCCTGTCATATATTAACTTATTCATATTTTGCTTAATTCCTGCATAATACTAAAAATCCCGAATCATAAGATCCGGGATTATAATAAATTATTTAATTATCAAATTTTTTTAGATAAGTTTATATTCTTTAAGTATTTTTTCTATTTCGGTTCCTTCTATTTTATTTTTTATTTTTCTTTTTTCTAAGTCTGAAAGATCAAGTTCTGGTTTTTCTCCTTCAAATAAAACTTTTACTGCATTTAACAAATAACGAATATCATATCTTGAGCCAAACACTTCAGGTACTCCCTTTTCAACTCCAGTTAAAACATAGACTGCCTCCATAGCTGTTCTACCAGAATATTCAATAGTAAAAACAGTATCTCGAGCAGGTTCATCCAATGTTTCGGCAAATTGACCTAAAAAGGCAAAATTAACTGCATTTTTAGGAACCACATAAGGACGATCTCCAAATTCGCGGGGCATGAAATGTGAGGTTATATAGGGCATCATAACCGGAATTGCTGAACAAGTTTCTGCCAGTTCATCAATTTCATCTTCAGGAACCCCCAGATGATATAACCATTCTTTAGTGATCTCATTACCTGTACAATCTTTCATTGGCTTTTTAATATAATCTCCAGGAACATCTGTAAATAAACTATATAACCAGACTACAATATCATCTTCAGGTTGACCATAATACTGTGGCTGACGATTTACTGTCCAGCTCATAAGCCAGGATGAATCACGAGCTGTGACTATTCCACCTGTAACAGTACCGCCATTATAAGGAGAACGCCCTGTAATCTCTTCAATGTATTCAGGTACCTGTTCATTATGACAGGTTACCGTACAGGATTCCCAATTAGATTTTTCAGGTTGAGAACAAAATTTTTCTGGATTACCAAAGTCATCAGACTGCTCAGCTATATTTTTCCACAAATTCCAGATACCTTCATCTTTTGCTTCTTTTTTAAATGGAGCTGGCGTGTTATCATCACCATATCCGGAATCTTCAGTCATAGAACCATTAGTGACAAATACTAAATCATCCTCTGATAAATCAATAGACATATCATTATTATCTTTATCTCTGGCAACTATTTTTTTAGCAAATTTTTTATCATCTGATATTGAAAATTCAACATTATCAACTGTAACTCCATATTTAAAATTAGCTCCTTGATCTTTTAAATATTTTACCATTGGTTTAACAAATGAGGTATATTGATCATGTTCTGAAAACATTAACATTGAAAGATCAGGTAAACCATCAAGATGATGAATAAAACGATTCATATATAGTTTCATCTCTAAAGCACTGTTCCAATTTTGAAAAGCAAACATTGTTCTCCAGTAGGTCCAAAAATCACTGTTTAAAAGTTTATCTGAAAGAACATCCTCAATAGCTTTATTCTCAAGCTTTTCGTCCGGTATAAGTACAAAATCAATTAATTCTTTTGCCAATTCTGGACTCAAATTCAATTTACCATTATCATAACGTTCACCCCGATTGTGAGTTATACGACAATTACTATAGTTTGGATCATCATAATTTTGATAATAAAGACGTTCTAAAACAGTCTGATCTGGATCTTCGGTAGAAGGTAAAGTGCTAAACAAATTCCATAAAACTTCAAAATGGTTTTCCATTTCACGTCCTCCACGGGCTACATAACCTTTATTTTGAAGAAACTGTCCATCAAGAGAACCTCCAGGTACATCCAATTTTTCCAAAAAAGTAATATCATTTCCATCCATTTGTGCATCACGTATTAAAAAACAGCCTGCTGCTAAAGAAGCAATACCTGTTCCCACTAAATATGCTTTTTTATCTTCAATTCCTTCCGGCTTTCTGGCATCTACTAAAGAATGAAGTCTTCCATTTGTAAGTTTTAATCTGTCATCATGTGTTTTTAATTCCATTTTGCCACTTCCTTTCAATAATTAAAGTGATTTAAGTTTATTGTTCACTTCTTTCTTAAATTTATAATATTATCTTTCAATAGCTTTCACAATAGATAAAAAAACTGCGATGTTTGAATTTCAAACACCGCAGTCCAATTGCTTAAATTTTAAGCATATATATTCTTTTGTTTAATTAGAAAAACTCCCTCTCATCTTTTTGCCAGATATTTTCTAAATCAACACTTCTTTTTAGGGATAAGGCAATATTACCATTAAATAACTTGCCTATTCTTTTAATTATAATTTCAGTATCTTCTTCCATTCCACCTTCAATCCACCTTAAAACCATTTCTGTTAAAGCACTTTGATAGAAAGTGGCTATCAAATTTTTATCACCTTCAGCTGCTGGAATATCTTCACTTTTTTTCTGAACATAACGAGTCATAATATTTCCAGATACATTATATATATAATCTTCTAATTCTTCTCTACGTATAGAATTATATATATGATAAATAGCCTTTTTATTTTCTAAAGCAAATTCAGCTGCCAGAAGAAAACTTTCTTCCCAGGAAAGTGTATCATTATATTCATCAATAACTTTTTGTAGCTCAGTTTGAAAAATCTCAGATAAAATTTCATATATATCTTTATAGTGATAATAAAAAGTATTTCTATTAATTTCACATTTTTCAGCTATATCTGTTACTGTTATTTTATCAAGTGGTTTTTTGTTCAACATTTCTATAAATATTTCACGAATTAAATTTTTAGTATATTGTTTAGCCATTTTACCACTCCTCTTTTAGGAAGAGTTATATATTTTAATTTGAATGCCAAATAATGATAAACCCTATAATTGCCGAAAAAATAAAGACTAAAGGATTGTCAAAATTAGACGGTATTATCATGCGAATAGATCCCAGGATAAGACCAACAAAAAACCAACTCAAACCAGAATTATATCTTTTATATAATCTGGAAAAAAGATTTGATAAACCAAAAATACCTAAAAGTGCTCCTATAAAAAATATAGTAAGTACCAGCAGTTCAAGATTAGCAATAGCAGCTATCATATCACCATAAATCCCCATTAAAATAAGGATAGTCCCTCCTGGAACACCAGGAATAATCATTGCTGCACTGGATAGAGCTCCACCTATTAAAAGTGAAAAATTATTAGGAGGTATATGACTTACTACCCCAAAATCAGAAAGTCCTGCTAAAAATAATCCCCCAGTTAAACCTATTGCTAAAACTGCTCCTCGTTTAAAAGTCAATTTAAAATCATCACCTAAAACAGCTTTTATAGAAGCTAAAATGCACCCCAATAAAAATCCTAAAATTACTAAAGTATATGATTCAAATAAAGTGGCAAAAATTCTCCCACTGAGGAAAATTCCTAAAATTGAGCCTCCCCCAAAAGTAAACCAGCGAAATATTTTAAAACTGGCTATATCTTTCATCATATCTTCATATAAATTAAGAACTAATAACATTGTCCCCCCACTTATGGGAGTTATTATAACAAGTCCAACTACCAGCCCTTTCCAAAATTTATTTAATTGTTCTATAAGCTTATTTCTTAGTATATTCACTAATTATGTACTCCTTATATTATAATTTTTTTAGTTAGTTATTTGCTTTAACTATATCAAATTACAATAACTAATTCAATAAAATAAAACCCTATACAGGAATACTTTTTCCTGTACAGGGCTTAATGATTTGAATTCAATTGTTAACCTTTAATAGATCCAGCCAAAATACCACGGACAAAATAACGTTGTAGAGCAAAGAAAATTACTAAAGGCACTATAATTGAAATAAAGGCAGCTGAAGTAAGTAAATGCCAATTTTGACCATAAGATCCAACCAGATTTGAAAGGCGAACTGTTAAGGGAGCTACATCCTGAGTTCCTCCCAGATAAATTAAAGCAACCAGCAAATCATTCCAGACCCAGAGAAATTGAAAGATAACCAGTGAGGCAATTGCAGGTAATGATAGTGGTAAAGCAAGTCTGGTAAAAGTCTGCCAGATAGAGGCCCCATCAATAACAGCAGCTTCAAATAATTCATCAGGTAATGAATTGAAAAAATTATGAAGCATAAAAACTGCAAAAGGCAGTCCATAACCAGTATGAGAAATCCAGAGAGCAGGGAAGGTTCCTGATATCCCCAGCGTATTATAAAATTTTAAAATTGGAATAAATGTCATCTGAAAAGGAACAACCAGAAGGCCAACAATTAAAGAATAAATAAGGATTCTACCTTTAAACTGTAATTTTGCCAGGGCAAAAGCAGCAAAAGAAGCTATAATAACTGGAAAAATTGTTCCAGGAATAGCTACCATAAAACTGTTTTTAAAAGCCTGAGCCATTCCGCCACTAAATAATA
Encoded proteins:
- the pepF gene encoding oligoendopeptidase F translates to MAEEMLTRAEVEQDLTWNLNDIFSSEEEYKKMVEDAKDLAAEIEEEFKGNLNSAENINTCLDKLRNLYEMVVLTGNYASLAVAVDQTNEENQKRQMKQGNISSEIESKMSFIESEIIQLDEEIIKKAMEKSEENRGYLKEILRGKEYVLPPSAEKVLAALSNTLDAPYKIYNQAKLADMDFGKFEVDGEEYPLSFVLFEGEWEFEEDTKLRRKAFKKFSNTLRKYQNTIATNYQTQVQKEKTIADQRGHDSVIDYLLFDQEVDKELYNRQIDLIMEKLAPHMRKYAKLLQRIHGLDEMTFADLKLSVDSDFEPEITINEAKNHIKDALSVMGDDYLEMVENAFDERWIDFVQNKGKSTGAFCSTPYGKHPYVLISWTAQMREAFVLAHELGHAGHFYLAQQNQNIFDTRPSLYFIEAPSTMNEMLMTNYLMDTVEDKRMKRWVLSTLLSRTYYHNFVTHLLEAHYQRKVYQIIEDGGSVQAPTLNKLKRDTLEEFWGDAAHINEGAELTWMRQPHYYMGLYPYTYSAGLTISTEASKRIKEEGQEAVDDWREVLKAGGTKKPVELAKMAGVDITTEKPLLNTIDYIGEIIDEIIELTEEIDGV
- a CDS encoding metallophosphoesterase, whose translation is MYFFIILSIIIIAKVWVLYHHTTKVKVENVNLKSEKIANQISILQLSDFHFDGKGKLEKNIKSKLKEIEYNLVVLTGDYLNDVDKIDEFISFINELEFTPKVYAVSGNHDYQRNIEEIKNKFEKENITFLENESTKISINGNEINLIGVGSPDGGHDYLDKAVKGIDLSDGYNVLLSHTYHIIDSIKNYDIDLVLAGDTHGGQIIYPLIGKLLLNKLFETKYLRGKYEIGNTILYVNRGLGTSLLPFRFNSYPEITRFKIKN
- a CDS encoding oleate hydratase yields the protein MELKTHDDRLKLTNGRLHSLVDARKPEGIEDKKAYLVGTGIASLAAGCFLIRDAQMDGNDITFLEKLDVPGGSLDGQFLQNKGYVARGGREMENHFEVLWNLFSTLPSTEDPDQTVLERLYYQNYDDPNYSNCRITHNRGERYDNGKLNLSPELAKELIDFVLIPDEKLENKAIEDVLSDKLLNSDFWTYWRTMFAFQNWNSALEMKLYMNRFIHHLDGLPDLSMLMFSEHDQYTSFVKPMVKYLKDQGANFKYGVTVDNVEFSISDDKKFAKKIVARDKDNNDMSIDLSEDDLVFVTNGSMTEDSGYGDDNTPAPFKKEAKDEGIWNLWKNIAEQSDDFGNPEKFCSQPEKSNWESCTVTCHNEQVPEYIEEITGRSPYNGGTVTGGIVTARDSSWLMSWTVNRQPQYYGQPEDDIVVWLYSLFTDVPGDYIKKPMKDCTGNEITKEWLYHLGVPEDEIDELAETCSAIPVMMPYITSHFMPREFGDRPYVVPKNAVNFAFLGQFAETLDEPARDTVFTIEYSGRTAMEAVYVLTGVEKGVPEVFGSRYDIRYLLNAVKVLFEGEKPELDLSDLEKRKIKNKIEGTEIEKILKEYKLI
- a CDS encoding TetR/AcrR family transcriptional regulator C-terminal domain-containing protein — its product is MAKQYTKNLIREIFIEMLNKKPLDKITVTDIAEKCEINRNTFYYHYKDIYEILSEIFQTELQKVIDEYNDTLSWEESFLLAAEFALENKKAIYHIYNSIRREELEDYIYNVSGNIMTRYVQKKSEDIPAAEGDKNLIATFYQSALTEMVLRWIEGGMEEDTEIIIKRIGKLFNGNIALSLKRSVDLENIWQKDEREFF
- a CDS encoding DUF368 domain-containing protein, translated to MNILRNKLIEQLNKFWKGLVVGLVIITPISGGTMLLVLNLYEDMMKDIASFKIFRWFTFGGGSILGIFLSGRIFATLFESYTLVILGFLLGCILASIKAVLGDDFKLTFKRGAVLAIGLTGGLFLAGLSDFGVVSHIPPNNFSLLIGGALSSAAMIIPGVPGGTILILMGIYGDMIAAIANLELLVLTIFFIGALLGIFGLSNLFSRLYKRYNSGLSWFFVGLILGSIRMIIPSNFDNPLVFIFSAIIGFIIIWHSN
- a CDS encoding carbohydrate ABC transporter permease — its product is MRKLIKKLLPRTMLHGFVLLVMLIWILPTMGLLITSIRPASEVNSSGWWTVLNSPLKFTQFTLENYEQVLFSGGMAQAFKNSFMVAIPGTIFPVIIASFAAFALAKLQFKGRILIYSLIVGLLVVPFQMTFIPILKFYNTLGISGTFPALWISHTGYGLPFAVFMLHNFFNSLPDELFEAAVIDGASIWQTFTRLALPLSLPAIASLVIFQFLWVWNDLLVALIYLGGTQDVAPLTVRLSNLVGSYGQNWHLLTSAAFISIIVPLVIFFALQRYFVRGILAGSIKG